From a single Bryobacter aggregatus MPL3 genomic region:
- a CDS encoding MFS transporter, with the protein MTVAPLSSKAEIRTRWLALWAAMLGFMLDAMDVLLYSFALQSIRAEFGLSNEQAGLVFTYTLLASAVGGILSGMAADRFGRQRTLIFTILLYSLASGGSATAQSLPQLLFWRSLVGLGLGAEWSAGAVLVAEYWPSDKRARAVSLMQSGWAIGYILAAMVAATVLPSYGWRAMFLIGVLPALLAVWIRRNVPEPPLWQNRTAPAGRFLDIFRGPLLRITLVATALATTVLFAYWGVFTWLPGFLAAPKSVGGAGFSVVKTSGWIIAMQLGAFAGYNCFGVLADRLGRRLAFAIYVVAAAILTYAYGSAPRWAGEEAPTVLLFAGPFLGFFGTGFFSLFGTMLAELYPTAVRGLGQGFVYNFGRGLSALAPLTVGVVADKSGLELALVLNSGYFLLGAFIVFFLPETKGREL; encoded by the coding sequence GTGACTGTTGCGCCTCTTTCCTCCAAAGCCGAGATCCGCACCCGTTGGCTCGCGCTTTGGGCGGCCATGCTTGGCTTTATGCTCGATGCGATGGATGTTCTGCTTTATTCTTTTGCTCTGCAGAGCATCCGGGCTGAATTTGGACTTTCCAACGAGCAGGCCGGGCTTGTCTTTACCTATACGCTGCTTGCTTCCGCGGTGGGTGGCATCTTGAGTGGCATGGCCGCCGATCGCTTTGGACGGCAGCGCACGCTCATCTTTACGATCCTGCTCTATTCCCTCGCCTCAGGGGGCAGCGCGACGGCGCAGTCTCTGCCACAGCTTTTGTTTTGGCGTTCACTGGTGGGGTTGGGACTGGGCGCCGAGTGGAGTGCGGGTGCGGTGCTGGTGGCGGAGTACTGGCCGAGCGACAAGCGGGCGCGTGCTGTTTCTTTGATGCAGAGCGGTTGGGCCATCGGCTATATCCTTGCGGCGATGGTGGCTGCAACCGTGCTTCCGAGCTATGGGTGGCGGGCGATGTTTCTGATTGGCGTTCTGCCCGCCTTGCTGGCGGTGTGGATCCGGCGCAATGTTCCGGAGCCGCCGCTCTGGCAGAATCGTACCGCTCCTGCCGGCCGTTTTCTCGATATCTTCCGTGGACCGCTGCTGCGCATCACGCTGGTGGCCACGGCCTTGGCAACGACCGTGCTGTTTGCCTATTGGGGTGTTTTCACCTGGCTGCCGGGTTTCCTGGCTGCGCCGAAGTCTGTTGGGGGCGCGGGGTTTAGTGTCGTGAAGACGAGTGGCTGGATTATTGCAATGCAACTCGGGGCGTTTGCGGGTTACAACTGCTTCGGAGTGCTGGCAGACCGCCTGGGGCGCAGGCTGGCTTTTGCTATTTATGTTGTGGCAGCGGCGATCCTGACCTATGCCTATGGCAGTGCGCCGCGCTGGGCCGGTGAGGAGGCGCCGACGGTGCTGCTCTTTGCCGGTCCGTTCCTCGGCTTCTTTGGCACCGGCTTCTTTTCGCTGTTTGGTACGATGCTCGCCGAGCTTTACCCGACTGCGGTGCGCGGGCTGGGCCAGGGTTTTGTCTATAACTTTGGCCGGGGACTGAGTGCGCTTGCGCCGCTGACGGTGGGGGTGGTGGCGGACAAGAGCGGTTTGGAACTCGCGCTGGTTCTGAACTCCGGCTACTTCCTGCTCGGCGCCTTCATCGTCTTCTTTCTTCCAGAGACGAAAGGCCGCGAACTGTAA
- the glpK gene encoding glycerol kinase GlpK, protein MPYLLSLDEGTTSARAALYDDRAQRRAIHAVPFQLSYPKPGWVEVDAEVVWGAQLAAARRVLDAAKLSVRELLAVGITNQRETTVVWEKATGRPVAPAIVWQCRRTASYCEALARGADREYIEKQTGLVIDAYFSGSKLRWILDHIPDGQARAANGELLFGTIDTWLIWKLSGGKVHVTDATNASRTMLMDLEGGNWDDKLLRIFDIPKLMLPRIVSSSEVVGVTTPEMFGVEIPIAGIAGDQQAALFGQACFRSGLVKNTYGTGCFALMHTGETRPVSANRLLATRAASGATANFAIEGSVFVAGAAMQFLRDNLGFFGDVKVTEELARSVPHTDGVYMVPAFTGLGAPYWDPEVRGSITGLTRSTSRAHITRAALESIAYQSYDLMEAMHGDTGQAPKELRVDGGAAANDFLMQFQADLLDCPVVRPVDIESTALGAAYLAGLGVGHFHGTTELESFWGIEKRFEPNMPASQRDSLLAGWKHAVVKTRS, encoded by the coding sequence GTGCCCTATTTACTTTCCCTCGATGAGGGAACCACGAGTGCGCGAGCCGCGCTGTATGATGACCGCGCGCAAAGACGTGCCATCCACGCCGTTCCTTTCCAGTTGAGTTACCCGAAACCGGGCTGGGTGGAAGTGGACGCGGAGGTCGTCTGGGGCGCTCAACTCGCAGCCGCCCGCCGGGTACTCGATGCAGCCAAGCTGAGTGTCCGTGAGCTTCTCGCCGTCGGCATCACCAACCAGCGGGAAACCACCGTCGTCTGGGAAAAAGCGACAGGCAGACCCGTAGCGCCCGCCATTGTCTGGCAGTGCCGGCGCACCGCTTCGTACTGCGAAGCACTCGCCCGTGGCGCAGATCGGGAGTACATCGAAAAGCAAACCGGCCTCGTGATCGACGCCTACTTCTCCGGCTCGAAGCTGCGCTGGATTCTCGACCATATTCCCGATGGACAGGCGCGCGCAGCCAATGGCGAATTGCTCTTCGGCACCATCGACACATGGCTGATCTGGAAACTCAGTGGCGGCAAAGTGCATGTCACAGACGCGACCAACGCGTCGCGCACCATGCTGATGGATCTCGAAGGCGGCAATTGGGACGACAAGTTACTCCGCATTTTCGACATCCCCAAGCTCATGTTGCCGAGGATCGTCAGTTCCAGCGAAGTGGTGGGGGTAACAACGCCCGAAATGTTCGGCGTTGAGATTCCGATTGCAGGCATCGCGGGCGACCAACAAGCGGCCCTCTTTGGCCAAGCCTGCTTCCGCAGCGGCTTAGTAAAAAACACTTACGGCACAGGATGTTTTGCCTTGATGCACACCGGAGAAACACGCCCGGTGTCTGCCAATCGCCTGCTGGCCACACGCGCCGCCTCGGGTGCAACAGCAAACTTCGCGATCGAGGGCAGCGTCTTTGTCGCGGGTGCGGCCATGCAATTCCTGCGGGACAATCTCGGCTTCTTTGGCGACGTGAAGGTGACCGAAGAGCTGGCACGATCGGTGCCTCATACCGACGGTGTTTATATGGTTCCGGCCTTTACCGGGTTAGGCGCGCCGTATTGGGACCCGGAAGTTCGTGGCTCCATCACCGGCTTAACCCGATCCACCTCGCGTGCCCACATCACACGCGCCGCACTCGAAAGTATCGCCTACCAAAGCTACGATCTGATGGAAGCCATGCACGGCGACACCGGACAGGCCCCGAAAGAACTACGTGTCGACGGTGGCGCCGCAGCCAATGACTTCCTAATGCAGTTCCAAGCCGATCTCCTCGACTGCCCTGTCGTGCGGCCAGTCGATATTGAAAGCACGGCGCTCGGCGCCGCCTATCTGGCCGGACTGGGCGTCGGACACTTCCACGGAACCACAGAACTCGAGAGTTTCTGGGGAATCGAAAAGCGATTTGAACCCAATATGCCAGCCAGTCAACGCGACTCACTCCTGGCGGGCTGGAAACACGCTGTTGTAAAAACACGCTCTTGA
- the cobT gene encoding nicotinate-nucleotide--dimethylbenzimidazole phosphoribosyltransferase, with amino-acid sequence MKAALQNEIAARWDSRTKPQGSLGRLEDLARDYCLIRGEALPACERLGLYLFAADHGVTEEGISLYPKEVTRQMVANFMAGGAAVNVLARAHGVVVEVVDAGVGTGTANFARQAAMSAAACESHLEAGRQKATEAAAKFDLVGIGEMGIGNTTSAAAILAAFEGLPGIEVAGAGTGLSDEGIVHKAAVIDRALALHQLQGATAQSILASVGGFEIVQMTGFLLEAARLRLPVVIDGFITSAAALAAIRLAPETRQALIFSHCSAERGHIRMLQALQAEALFDLGMRLGEGSGAILGMHLVRSAMALYRDMASFESAQVSTQSKEQIEKTLRNY; translated from the coding sequence GTGAAAGCAGCATTGCAGAATGAGATTGCGGCACGTTGGGATTCGAGAACCAAACCACAGGGCAGCCTGGGACGCCTGGAGGATCTTGCTCGCGACTATTGCCTGATTCGCGGCGAAGCACTCCCTGCCTGTGAACGGCTCGGCCTTTATCTGTTCGCCGCCGACCATGGCGTCACCGAAGAGGGTATCAGCCTCTACCCGAAAGAAGTCACGCGCCAGATGGTCGCAAACTTTATGGCCGGGGGCGCCGCCGTCAATGTGCTGGCCCGCGCGCATGGCGTCGTGGTCGAAGTGGTCGATGCCGGTGTCGGCACGGGTACTGCGAACTTCGCGCGGCAGGCCGCCATGAGCGCCGCCGCATGTGAAAGCCATCTCGAAGCTGGCCGCCAGAAAGCCACCGAGGCCGCGGCAAAATTTGACCTGGTGGGCATTGGCGAAATGGGCATCGGCAACACGACTTCCGCCGCCGCGATCCTGGCCGCCTTTGAGGGTCTTCCGGGCATCGAAGTCGCCGGTGCAGGAACGGGACTCAGCGATGAAGGCATTGTCCACAAGGCAGCAGTCATCGACCGGGCGCTCGCCTTGCATCAATTGCAAGGCGCCACCGCCCAAAGCATCCTCGCTTCCGTCGGAGGCTTTGAGATTGTCCAGATGACGGGCTTTCTGCTGGAGGCCGCCCGGCTCCGGCTTCCCGTGGTGATCGACGGCTTCATCACCAGCGCCGCCGCCTTGGCGGCCATTAGACTTGCTCCCGAAACACGGCAGGCACTGATCTTTTCCCATTGCTCGGCAGAGCGGGGCCACATCCGGATGCTCCAAGCCCTCCAGGCCGAAGCGTTGTTTGATCTGGGTATGAGGCTCGGCGAAGGCAGCGGAGCGATCCTGGGCATGCATCTGGTGCGAAGCGCCATGGCGCTGTACCGGGACATGGCCAGCTTTGAGTCCGCACAGGTCAGCACCCAATCGAAAGAGCAGATCGAAAAGACTTTGAGAAACTATTAA
- a CDS encoding histidine phosphatase family protein yields the protein MADLLVIRHGEPTLSGVFLGSLDPGLSETGWKQARAIQLDSAWPVYASPLRRAQETASVFRTPVTLIEEFREISYGPWEGLRWDEIEQRFPEEAARKLADWLGYTVPGAESWSAFRKRVAVGLRRIEGSAIVVAHLGVNSVLRELSSGESPLNFQQDYGGLVRLKL from the coding sequence TTGGCCGACCTTCTAGTGATCCGGCACGGCGAGCCAACGCTATCAGGAGTGTTTCTCGGTTCCTTGGACCCCGGCCTCAGTGAGACAGGCTGGAAGCAGGCTCGGGCGATCCAGCTCGATTCAGCGTGGCCTGTCTATGCCAGTCCGCTGCGGCGTGCCCAAGAGACAGCCTCCGTATTCAGAACACCGGTGACGCTCATTGAAGAGTTCCGCGAAATTAGCTACGGCCCCTGGGAAGGCCTGCGCTGGGACGAGATCGAGCAACGCTTCCCAGAGGAAGCCGCACGCAAGCTCGCCGATTGGTTGGGCTACACCGTGCCGGGGGCAGAGAGTTGGAGCGCGTTTCGGAAGCGCGTGGCTGTTGGACTCCGGCGCATCGAAGGCTCTGCCATCGTGGTGGCCCATCTCGGGGTCAACAGCGTCTTGCGAGAACTCAGCAGCGGCGAATCCCCTCTAAATTTTCAGCAGGATTATGGCGGCCTTGTCAGACTGAAACTGTGA
- a CDS encoding adenosylcobinamide-GDP ribazoletransferase, translating into MNFLEKLLLRLMGAFQFLTVLPIQGRTAPVHESAPFFPIVGAMIGLFSSLPMAWLPTPMGLNAALTLAIQLVLTGMLHEDGLMDIADAVRKGRTRERIFAILKDSHVGAFGAATIGIALILRWQGLEGTANPYLNPFQIMGYVAAAEGLSRCAILWLALVTPAAREGSGASLSENRNFFLLLASIVQAVFLSSFIALGLRLWLLGGLLLIVAIARRYFIARLGGVVGDCFGAVQQVAVIYCLVVYSWPTF; encoded by the coding sequence ATGAACTTTCTTGAGAAACTGTTGCTGCGCTTGATGGGCGCGTTCCAGTTTCTAACAGTTTTGCCAATCCAGGGAAGAACAGCGCCGGTTCACGAATCGGCACCGTTCTTTCCCATTGTGGGCGCCATGATCGGCCTCTTCTCGTCCTTGCCCATGGCATGGCTCCCCACCCCGATGGGTCTGAATGCAGCCCTCACGCTTGCAATCCAACTGGTGCTGACAGGAATGTTGCATGAAGACGGCCTGATGGACATTGCCGATGCGGTGCGCAAGGGCAGAACACGCGAGCGCATCTTCGCAATTCTCAAGGACAGCCATGTCGGAGCCTTTGGCGCAGCCACCATCGGCATTGCGTTGATCCTTCGCTGGCAGGGCCTCGAGGGGACAGCAAACCCTTACCTCAATCCCTTTCAGATCATGGGCTATGTTGCTGCGGCAGAAGGCTTGTCGCGCTGCGCCATCCTCTGGCTGGCGCTCGTCACGCCAGCGGCACGCGAAGGTTCAGGCGCTAGCTTAAGCGAGAACCGGAACTTTTTCCTGCTGCTCGCCTCGATCGTACAAGCGGTCTTCCTCTCCTCCTTCATCGCTCTTGGCTTAAGGCTGTGGCTCCTCGGTGGATTGCTGCTCATTGTGGCGATCGCGCGGCGCTACTTCATCGCCCGGCTCGGTGGGGTCGTGGGCGATTGCTTTGGAGCCGTACAGCAAGTGGCCGTGATCTATTGCCTGGTGGTCTACTCTTGGCCGACCTTCTAG
- a CDS encoding sugar phosphate isomerase/epimerase family protein: MNELQLPIAAITDEFSPTDLDAALAPMHSIGMTGAELRVVFGKNIMDLSDDELKRATDACAAQGISVIGIASPILKCVLPNGPAVDTRFQQDMFNAKYSIEDQPRLLDRAFQICEITGAKFIRVFSYWRTVNPDACFEAVVEALEGLAKKAEAQGLIIGIENEHACHIGTAAEAQKLLARVQHPNLKLVWDPANALVSGEVPFPDGYKLLPADRIAHVHVKDCHMEGMTPIWGPVGTRDVDWKGQIAALVADGYRGFLSLETHWEGPDNNKMLGSTICGWNMRGLSAG; encoded by the coding sequence ATGAACGAACTTCAACTACCGATCGCGGCGATTACAGACGAATTTTCGCCCACCGATCTCGACGCCGCACTCGCCCCGATGCACTCCATCGGCATGACCGGAGCCGAACTCCGCGTGGTCTTTGGCAAGAACATCATGGATCTGAGCGATGACGAACTCAAGCGCGCCACAGACGCCTGTGCAGCCCAGGGAATCTCTGTCATCGGCATCGCCTCCCCCATCCTGAAGTGCGTTCTGCCCAATGGGCCCGCCGTCGACACGCGCTTCCAGCAGGACATGTTCAACGCGAAGTACAGCATCGAAGACCAGCCCCGCCTGCTCGATCGCGCCTTCCAGATCTGCGAGATCACCGGAGCCAAGTTCATCCGGGTCTTCAGCTACTGGCGTACCGTCAATCCGGACGCCTGCTTTGAGGCCGTAGTCGAGGCACTCGAAGGCTTGGCCAAGAAGGCGGAAGCCCAGGGTCTCATCATCGGGATCGAGAACGAGCATGCCTGCCACATCGGCACTGCCGCAGAAGCGCAGAAACTGCTCGCCCGCGTGCAGCATCCGAACCTGAAGCTGGTTTGGGATCCGGCAAACGCCCTCGTCTCGGGCGAAGTTCCCTTCCCGGACGGCTACAAGCTGTTGCCAGCCGACCGCATTGCGCATGTCCACGTGAAGGATTGCCACATGGAAGGTATGACGCCCATCTGGGGCCCCGTTGGCACCCGCGATGTCGATTGGAAGGGACAGATTGCCGCGCTCGTCGCCGATGGCTACCGCGGCTTCCTGAGCCTCGAGACACATTGGGAAGGCCCGGACAACAACAAGATGCTCGGCTCGACGATTTGCGGTTGGAACATGCGCGGCCTCTCGGCAGGCTAA
- a CDS encoding PadR family transcriptional regulator, which translates to MPKSRNDKLQGTLTLLVLRTLKSRGSLHGYGICEHISRVSGDLLQLEEGSLYPALHRMEQDGWISSQWEITDKGRKAKFYTMSPRGEEQLADENETWSRLARGVTRVLRYS; encoded by the coding sequence ATGCCGAAAAGCAGAAACGATAAATTGCAAGGCACCCTGACGCTTCTTGTCTTGCGCACTCTCAAGAGCCGCGGCTCTTTGCATGGTTATGGGATTTGCGAACACATCAGCCGGGTCTCGGGGGACCTGCTCCAACTCGAGGAGGGTTCCTTGTATCCGGCACTGCACCGGATGGAGCAAGACGGCTGGATTTCCTCGCAATGGGAGATCACCGACAAGGGCCGCAAGGCAAAGTTCTACACCATGTCTCCGCGCGGAGAAGAGCAACTGGCTGACGAAAACGAGACCTGGTCCCGGCTTGCGCGCGGGGTCACGCGGGTCCTGCGGTACTCCTGA